One genomic region from Chionomys nivalis chromosome 17, mChiNiv1.1, whole genome shotgun sequence encodes:
- the Tmprss12 gene encoding transmembrane protease serine 12 produces MGPWALRAALLCLGGVLVLSKLHTPDRDGPTPAQEEASKPGPEAGAPEEEEPFTKGCGIAPLRGALEGSRIIGGTRATTGAWPWLVSLQVQDGDFLVHICGGALVRERWVLTAAHCTKEASDPLKWRAVIGTNDLSRRRSHIKNIQVVAIIIRPDFILETFVNDIALFRLRKAVRYNDYIRPICLPFGVFQKLDQNTECFISGWGRTKEEGNGTNILQEAKVHFISREVCNSERSYGGVIPSTSFCAGHENGTFDTCRGDSGGPLMCYLPEYRRYFVMGITSYGHGCGRRHFPGVYSGPVFFQQWLTEHFSRGSTMRVFQADVGLGQILVALGPVILLGVT; encoded by the exons ATGGGGCCGTGGGCGCTGAGGGCCGCGCTGCTGTGCCTGGGCGGCGTCCTCGTGCTCTCCAAGCTCCACACGCCCgacagggatggccccaccccgGCGCAGGAAGAGGCCAGCAAGCCAGGGCCGGAGGCCGGGGCCCCGGAAGAGGAAGAGCCCTTCACGAAGG gtTGTGGAATAGCACCACTTAGGGGTGCACTGGAAGGGTCTCGGATCATAGGAGGTACACGAGCTACTACTGGCGCCTGGCCGTGGTTAGTCAGCCTGCAGGTTCAGGACGGCGATTTTCTTGTGCATATATGTGGTGGTGCCTTGGTGAGAGAAAGGTGGGTCCTCACAGCCGCCCACTGCACTAAAGAGGCTAG TGACCCTCTCAAGTGGAGAGCAGTGATTGGAACCAATGACCTCTCCCGGCGCCGCTCCCACATCAAGAATATTCAAGTAGTAGCAATCATCATCCGACCAGACTTCATTCTGGAAACTTTTGTAAATGATATCGCGCTGTTCCGTCTAAGGAAAGCTGTGAGGTATAATGACTATATTCGGCCTATTTGCCTACCTTTTGGTGTTTTCCAAAAACTGGACCAAAACACAGAGTGTTTTATAAGTGGCTGGGGAAGAACCAAAGAAGAAG GCAATGGTACAAACATCCTACAAGAAGCGAAAGTGCACTTCATTTCTCGAGAGGTCTGTAATTCTGAGAGGAGCTACGGAGGAGTGATCCCTAGCACCTCGTTCTGTGCTGGTCATGAGAATGGGACCTTTGACACATGCAGG GGTGACAGCGGTGGCCCACTCATGTGCTATTTACCGGAATACAGGAGATACTTTGTGATGGGCATCACCAGTTATGGCCATGGCTGTGGCCGGAGACATTTCCCCGGGGTCTACAGTGGCCCCGTCTTCTTCCAGCAGTGGCTCACAGAGCATTTCTCACGGGGCAGTACTATGCGAGTGTTCCAGGCAGACGTGGGGCTGGGCCAGATCCTCGTGGCTTTAGGCCCTGTCATCCTTCTAGGAGTGACATAA